The nucleotide sequence GCTGGGCGTACGAAGCGATCGGGATTCGTGTCACCGATGCCGATGCCCATGCGTTATTGGCCCAGGCCTATCGCGGTCAGAAGAAGTGGGACCTGGCGGCTCGCGAGTTCGAGGTTGCTGGTCAGCTCCGACCAAAAACGGTATCGTGGTCGGTCGAAGCGGCCGAGCTTTATGCCAAGGCCGGAGACCAGGAGAAAGCCCAAGCGGTGGCCAAAAAGATCCTGGAACTTCACCCCGAAAACCAGGCCGCCCAGGCCATCCTCAACGACTAATCGAGAAACGCTATGACCTCGTCGGAAGAGAACTCGCAGGAAGCATCGTCCCAGAAGATAGAAGGGGACGTCGGCTTCCGCCAGCTTCAGAAGCTGATCCACGACATGTACTACGAGAAGGACGAAGCTCGTGGCATTGAAGGGACCTTCATGTGGCTGATGGAAGAGGTGGGGGAACTCTCGTCCGCACTTCGTGGGGGAACCCAGCAGGAGCGAAAAGAAGAGTTCGCCGACGTGATTGCCTGGCTGGCAACCATCGCCAATGTCGCCGGAATCGACCTGGCCGAAGCTTTGAACGAAAAATATGGCAGCGGTTGTCCTGGCTGCGGAAAATTCGTATGTACCTGCGATGACGCGGAAAAACCGTAACTTCAGGTATTAACTTCCGGCAAAATTCGGCCATCCGTCGCCCCGTTTG is from Bremerella sp. JC817 and encodes:
- a CDS encoding MazG nucleotide pyrophosphohydrolase domain-containing protein; translation: MYYEKDEARGIEGTFMWLMEEVGELSSALRGGTQQERKEEFADVIAWLATIANVAGIDLAEALNEKYGSGCPGCGKFVCTCDDAEKP